AGTTCACCTTAACCTTCATCTTATCGATTTCCTTGTGTAACAAAAGGTTCTGGGATCTAAGGCGGCCTCCTTCTCGTTTCCTCACATGGCTGCCTTGCATTCATCCGCCGAACCCAGGCTGTTTAAGAAACCTCAACCTCAGATCCTACGACAAGGTATCTAATAGTTTTAAtaactcgtttttttctcgGAACTAGTTTAAATGATTGCCTTTTATGTTTCAAAACAGGCAGCAGTGAAGACAAAAACAATTCACGTTTATCGGAAGACGAAGTTTGGCGTAATTCTCTTCGTCGTACAAGTAATCCGAAATCCGTCTACAGCCTTCCATCCATTTACAGCAGCAGTCCCGAGCCTTCAAAATCACCAATTAGTTCAAAACCCTTCAATCAAATGGGTATAAACAATCAAGGAAAGAATAATATCAGGAAGAAAGCTTTAAACAACCAGACGGTACAGAAAAATGGCAAACGTGCTGGCAAAATGACCAAAGTTGATCAACGTCCCAATGAAGAATTGGTTAATCAAATCACATTGGAACTCGGTTGTGAACGATGTCTAGTTGAAATGATTGAAAGGGACGTCCTTCAACGTAAACCCAACGTGCAATGGACATCGATTGCCGGATTGAAAGATGCCAAATCTCTACTCCAGGAGGTAGTTGTACTACCGAATATTGTTCCGGATTTTTTCAAAGGAATCCGGCGCCCGTGGAAGGGCGTCTTACTCGTTGGCCCACCTGGAACAGGCAAAACTCTGCTCGCAAAAGCAGTTGCCACAGAATGCAAATCTACTTTTTTCAATGTAACCTCATCTACATTGACTTCCAAGTACAGAGGAGAGTCCGAAAAGTTGGTCAGGTAGATTCACttgattttatttcaaaaatcggatgaaaatgttttctgtGTCTCCCTAAAGAATCCTGTTTCACATGGCAAGAAAACTAGCACCTAGTATCATCTTTATCGACGAAGTAGATGCTCTGGTTGCAAAAAGGAATGCAGCTCACGATCACGAAGCTTCGCGACGCTTTCAATCTGAATTACTCATTCAGATGGATGGACTTATCCAAGAAGAGGAGAATAACGAACATAATATTTTAGTATTGGCTGCTTCAAATCATCCATGGTATGTGGATGAAGCGTTTCGGAGGCGTTTCGAAAAACGTATTTACATTCCGCTTCCTGATGGAGCAGCTCGCGAGGAAATGTTGAAGCTTCATTTGACCGGAATGAAATTAGATTCTCGTCTCAATTTGAGTAAAATTGCCAAGAAATTGGATGGCTATTCTGGAGCGGATATTTTATCTGTTTGCCGGGATGCAGCCATGATGAGTCTTCGACGTAAAATTGCAGGAAAATCGACTGAACAAATTCGCCAGTTGACAAAAACTGATTTGGATGAACCAATTACTAGTCAGGACTTTTTTGATGCCGTTAAACGATGTAAGACCAGTGTTTCTAATACCGATATGGCGGCATACGATAACTGGATGAAAGAATTTGGATCTTTTTAAATCGATTGAATCGTTTTGTCTGGACATGATTAGAAAGACGATGTATTTATGTAAAATCTAGACCGAATTTTCGCAGTTTGTTAAAGTATGGCAATGTCGCatgagaaaaaataaacattggTTTAAATTGCGAAATGTAGCAACGTTGTAATCTAATGCAGCGAGAGGCGGTCAAATTTCAACTAGATATCGTCTTTTTTCTATTAATCTTCATGTAAGCAAATTGAAGTATCAATGTATTATAAAGTAGatatgaaataaattttcgaCATTTGTGGTTATTACAAATTAATAGTTTAATCTTCACTGACAATTGAATTGTAGTAACTAAGGTTTTTGATAGTATACGAATTGCAGAGGATACGTGACCGATTAGTTATTTTTACTTTAGATTTACGTAGAATATTTTAATTTGACAAATTGGAAAGTCAATATTAAACAAAGTTATTTTTTCTAGGTACATTGATATTTATGGCACTGTAAAGAGCCCACATTCTGTTGTAAAAGACCCAACAAGATGCTGGtagaattttttattgaacATGAGCCATAGGGTGGCAATAACAAGAGGCATTTTAAATGACTAGGAGGAGCTAAAACCAATCAAACTTGCTTGGCACCAAGATACCGTGACTTAATTTCATGTACACGACAACtcaaaaatttgtttctgaAGCAATGAGCCCATGAGGTAATGGagaagaattaaaattttgttgatGTCTTGTTTGCTGTTGTCGTTGGTGTGATGCAACTGGTGGGTTGACAACAAATCCTGGTGGAGGTGGCGGTACCAAAGTCATGTTTGCCATCTCTGCAGCACCCACATAATTAGCATTATGAATGCTATTGTTGTTACAGTTTGGTGGTAGTGGAGCAGGAGGAAGTGGCTGTCGGTGATGATACTGCAACAATATGAAGCAATAAGCTGGAAATCTTGTTTGGGTAAAACTATGAATATTGTACAATGGTCCTAAAAGTACTAACGTTGTGATTACTATTATTTGGGCAACAGGGCCGACAAATCAGAACGGAAACAGAGACAAAAACCGACAAGTTAACAATAAAACCCAAAATGCTCAAAATGAGCAGGGTCCACTCCAATCCCAGCCATATTGCATCTATACAGTTCGATCAATTAGAATTGGTTCCAATTACTGAACGTTTTAGTCTACGTACTGTTATAGGAACGGAATCGAGGTGACACGGCCATGGCCCCACTGACGGCCGCAATTCCCAACGAACTAAAAATGGACAACATGGCCAGCACCAAAGTTCCCACTAATCTGTAAAAAGCAATCATCAATAAGAGGCATTTGaatattgttattttgtcaTTATTACATGGGCTGTCTTCTTTCATAAGGCGGCGCAAATACCCAGAAGGCCACCCAGGCCGTAAAAAAGTGAGCCCCAAACTCCCGGACTAATAAGATCGAGCGAAGCGAACCGAATCAGCGAATTGGGTGAGTTGAATCGAATCAAAATCATAGCCTacatattattttatttttcggaAACGGAGATTAGGATAAAATAGTAATTACAACTATTTTTCAAAGGCATAACTGCgttgtttaaaacaaaactgacTGAAAATGTGGTGCACAGTAGCCAAAGGAAAATATTGATAACTGAGAGGCTGATGAGGACGTGAGCACCTGGATTATGTCGATGGTACCCAACAGCAGCATTTGGCTTGTGGTTGTGCATGTTGCACTAGCAAATTCTCAACGTTGACTGCATGTCGCAACAGCAGCACAAAAATTTAggaggtatttttttttctgacccATCCTCTTCCTCCTTCATTTCCATAAGATTCTctaaatagttttttaaatgccATTAGACAAAAATGGAAGGAATTAGGTgtctgtaaaaaaatattgagGCCGTGACCGCGAAAGCAATTCTgagaatgaaaaaaggaagaaaaaaaaacacatttaaaGGTCATTTACCCTTTTTCTCGGTTGATTTGTCATtgtccttgttttttttttccttctgtttGATAAAAATGAATGGGACGTCTTGTTTTtagctgtaaaaaaaaggcGGCGATATTGATATCTTATTTTAAAGGAGAACGTGgtgatttgaaaaataatagaGACACTTTCcctattcttttttaaattactgTATTAAAACCCGGTCGAAATGTTGAGTATTTTTAGACAATAAAACTATTAAAtggggaggaaaaaagaaagcaaacgaggaaaaaataattttaccTTTTCGCGTGCAACAGGTGTGAGGCTGTTGAATAAGCTGCAGGAAAGTGGATTAGCGGAGCAAACTCTCGAAGTGTATTTATTCTACCCCCCAGGCTTGAtggaaggagaagaagaaatgaagagAGAAACGAAGATAACGGAGGCGTAGTGTGTTACAGGAAATGGGTTACACGACACAAATGACCAACTCACGACTGTGGCCTCCTCCCCCCCTAATCATCAACAGGTTTggcccaaaaataaaaaataatgtgaCCACATGTGTTGAATCTGTTTTTGGGTACAGGTAGGTATATAAAGGCTGGATATCGTCAAAGTCGATATTGCCAGTCTTGTCTTGTATCATCAAACATGAAGACCTCTCTCGCGGTGAGTTTCTTCTAATTCCTTTAAAGCAGTTGTATTTACCAAACTATTGTAGTAccattttctttgaaattttacttgGTTTCGTGATTTGATGGagttttctttaaaacatGACATTTAGATTCTAGTTTTGGGTGCTCTTGTCGCCGCTGTGATGGCCGATGAGTACGCACCACCTGCTTACCCAAAGAAATACGATGGCTACTTCCAGTATGCCAATGTACCCAGTGAAAAAGAATACGAATTCGGCTACAACCGTGGAAATGCGGGTCACTACACCTCCCGCTATGAACAGTCCAAGGACCACCGTTTCCGCACAAAGGTAGTATAAATGGCTCCCATTTAGttgaattcaaattgaatcCAATAAAAAGCgctttcttcattttcggTGATTCCTGTAATAAAATAGGTCAAGTGGGCTGATACCTATGATGGCTACGGTGAGCACTACTGGGAGTACAATCATGGCAACGGTTACGCACCCGCTTACTCCGAGCCTGCTCCCGTTTACGAGTCTGCCCCTGCCAAATACTAGGCAAACGACGAAAAATGTTATTGAACTACGTCGCAACACGTTTCGTTCCTGCTGTTACACAAGAATGGAGATGCTTTTTCTTGCCCACCATTGAAAACAATTTGTCTCcattttgttgtatttgttttgaGCTTCCCTTTGGCGATGACGTCATCTGCTGGTCGGATATGTCATTTCCTACCATCCCCATCCCcttcaaaaaaagagaacaataaaagaaaattatgatatttCAATTATTGAATTTCCGAGTTCAGACCTTTCACCAACTATAACACAACGTGTGTAagacattttatttatttcagaGTTCGTCATCGAAGTAGAGGAATACTTTGGCTTTGATTCAAACTTTGAAATGAATACATTGCTGCAGCAGTTATGTGAGTTGGTTAACGTTAGAATGGAAACCAAAAGTCGTGATATTTTTAATTTGCCGCCATCAAAGGGCAGCAGAAGGTTTTCGAAAAATGAGGCCCAACTAGCCAAAAATGGAATGAGAGTGAAATTTGCTCTGTgtcaattattattatttttaaaattcctgCCTCTTaaaacctttgctgttgtatACAAGTAGCGTCAAATTTACCTGAAAAATTCAGTGAATTAATGGGCTTCATAGTTTAAATCGCTGCGTTGCGTAGGAACGGCCACGTGTTCCAACAAAGGCTAAGGGTGTCATCCCAGATTTCGACCTTGAACATGTCGCTCAACACACTAGTGCtccaacattttattttttattcttgggAATTCAAGAACGTGAAATTTGCTTtgtcaattctttttttggtggCATTAAACTATTATACAAGAAATGAGTAAGAATTTCACTTCATCGGTAAGTCAAGTCCAGCAATTGATCATCAATATCTTTGATTTATGCAGTTAcctatttttaattaatattgCTATTGTCATGCTTTCTGCTAGCAGCTTAATAATAGAGTGCCTACGAACAAAAATGCGGAAACTGCTTACAACACGTCGACGTGTCGTGGCTCACGCCAGCAGGTCCAATGGACTCCAATCTGTCCAGTTTGGAAGAAAAGCTCAAAAAGAACGATATTGTTGACTACCGCATCTGCGAAGCCATTAAATATCACCGTTTCCGGCATTTCCATCCTTCCGTATGCCAGCAACTATTAATTGCAGCAGGTTGAACCAACTGAATCAACCACATAATCCTTTCAGCACGAATAATCaaaacttttcattttcttctttttcttcttcaagaaCAACTAACAAGTGCTTGAAGAACTGATGCACACAAAGTAATTGCATCACAGCACATTTCACCCTTGAATACGTCACGAACGCTAGACATGTGACGCTATTCCAGTTGTTTGTCGGTGTAtgcaaaggaaaaagcacttGCTGTGCGAATACAGATACACGTCTGAATATCGTCGATACGACTGCAATTTCTGTTACACCTACAAGTATCATCACGTATATTTCAgtcattttgaatttctaaTTGTTTAAAGTTatattttttgtgt
The DNA window shown above is from Daphnia magna isolate NIES linkage group LG9, ASM2063170v1.1, whole genome shotgun sequence and carries:
- the LOC116930150 gene encoding katanin p60 ATPase-containing subunit A-like 1, which codes for MALFNSFFQDFFCDPFFRTSTTSTDNVRQVAHLMDSMVLGSKAASFSFPHMAALHSSAEPRLFKKPQPQILRQGSSEDKNNSRLSEDEVWRNSLRRTSNPKSVYSLPSIYSSSPEPSKSPISSKPFNQMGINNQGKNNIRKKALNNQTVQKNGKRAGKMTKVDQRPNEELVNQITLELGCERCLVEMIERDVLQRKPNVQWTSIAGLKDAKSLLQEVVVLPNIVPDFFKGIRRPWKGVLLVGPPGTGKTLLAKAVATECKSTFFNVTSSTLTSKYRGESEKLVRILFHMARKLAPSIIFIDEVDALVAKRNAAHDHEASRRFQSELLIQMDGLIQEEENNEHNILVLAASNHPWYVDEAFRRRFEKRIYIPLPDGAAREEMLKLHLTGMKLDSRLNLSKIAKKLDGYSGADILSVCRDAAMMSLRRKIAGKSTEQIRQLTKTDLDEPITSQDFFDAVKRCKTSVSNTDMAAYDNWMKEFGSF
- the LOC116930168 gene encoding uncharacterized protein LOC116930168; amino-acid sequence: MKTSLAILVLGALVAAVMADEYAPPAYPKKYDGYFQYANVPSEKEYEFGYNRGNAGHYTSRYEQSKDHRFRTKVKWADTYDGYGEHYWEYNHGNGYAPAYSEPAPVYESAPAKY